In one window of Arctopsyche grandis isolate Sample6627 chromosome 6, ASM5162203v2, whole genome shotgun sequence DNA:
- the LOC143912613 gene encoding uncharacterized protein LOC143912613 codes for MTDIVLNSLYSLLDGSFIPQTIIISIENTSTISIKGNGKSIGNINTDIFVLTLPPLKMSIKVFLQSTTTSTTIVENCIKSYKKELLTYVNEIEEIHLLFDVNETYDIIQEAILNFKNTNPCNAFIVTFHTNVNCDKIATASITEIDKHCKSVAESIANVVTYSFNTEFRKRCYALLGKETTDGLTIRELINRKLSDIKK; via the exons ATGACAGATATAGTGCTTAATTCTCTGTATTCGCTTCTAGATGGTTCATTTATACCACAGACTATAATAATTTCTATTGAAAACACTTCCACAATATCGATTAAAGGCAA TGGGAAATCAATTggaaatataaatactgacattTTCGTTCTCACATTACCTCCTTTGAAAATGtcaataaaagtatttttacaaAGCACAACAACTAGTACTACAATAGTTGAAAACTGTATTAAAAGTTACAAAAAAGAATTGTTGACTTATGTGAATGAAATAGAAGAAATTCACTTGCTTTTTGATGTAAATGAGACTTACGACATAATTCAAGaagcaattttaaatttcaagaaTACAAATCCATGTAATGCGTTCATAGTAACGTTTCACACAAATGTAAATTGCGACAAGATTGCGACTGCATCTATAACAGAAATTGATAAACACTGCAAGAGTGTGGCTGAATCTATAGCAAACGTTGTCACCTACAGTTTTAATACTGAGTTTAGGAAAAGATGCTACGCTTTACTGGGGAAAGAAACTACAGATGGACTTACAATAAGAGAATTAATCAATAGGAAATTaagtgatataaaaaaatga